The nucleotide sequence GACCGCTGATGACTATTTGGCTTCTCGCTGGCCTAGCTTCCTGCCGCTCTGCAGAAGTCTCTCTTTCTTCACGGGCTGTACCTGTCCTTGTTTTCAATTTATACTCTTCAAGATCTTGTTCTTCTACCCTCATTTGCCGGCCAACCCGATAGGCAGGCAGCTCCTCTTTTTTGATTAAATCATAAACAGTCAGCTTTGATACTTTTAATAGCTTTGCCACTTCTTCAATTGTATATGATGAGTCAGAATTCATGCGCTCACCCCCTCTTTCTTCTAGTGACATGTTATTATAATAAGACATAAAGAGTAATAATTCATATAATTTAATATTCGAAAGGATTATGATGGTGGCTGAATTAAAATTACAACACATCTATAAAAACTACAATAGAAAGGTTACGGCTATAGAAGACTTTAACCTTGATATTAAAGAGAAAGAATTTATTGTATTCGTTGGCCCTTCAGGCTGCGGCAAATCGACTATTTTGCGAATGATTGCCGGACTTGAAACAATCTCACAAGGTGATTTGCTGTTAGATGGCAAACGAATGAACGATGTGCCCTCGAAAGAGCGCGACATTGCCTTGGTCTTCCAAAACTATGCACTCTACCCTCATATGAACGTCTATCAAAACATGGCATTTGGGCTAAAGCTTCGTAAATATGCAAAGGAGGAAATTGACCGCCGGGTGAAAGAAACAGCGTTCCTCCTTGGTCTTGAATCCTGCCTGGACCGCAAACCAAGTGCGCTCTCCGGGGGGCAATGCCAGCGGGTCGCACTCGGCCGTGCCATCGTTCGTGATGCTAAAGTTTTTTTAATGGACGAGCCTTTATCGAATCTTGATGCTAAGCTTCGCGTTCAGATGCGCGCAGAGATTATAAAGCTTCATGAACGCCTGCAAACAACGACCATTTATGTTACACACGACCAGACAGAGGCCATGACAATGGCTACCCGTCTCGTTGTTATGAAAGAGGGAACCATTCAACAGATTGGCTCCCCGAAAGAAGTATACGATAATCCAGTCAATACATTCGTCGGAGGTTTCATTGGTTCACCGGCCATGAACTTTTTTGCCGGTACTCTTTCAGAGCACGCCTTTCAGCTCGGAACGGTGTCCATTCCAATTCCTGAAAGAAAGCTGGCCTGCTTGCGAACGCAAGGATACGTAAATAAACCGATCATTCTTGGCGTCCGCCCGGAAGAC is from Bacillus sp. PK3_68 and encodes:
- the ugpC gene encoding sn-glycerol-3-phosphate ABC transporter ATP-binding protein UgpC, translated to MAELKLQHIYKNYNRKVTAIEDFNLDIKEKEFIVFVGPSGCGKSTILRMIAGLETISQGDLLLDGKRMNDVPSKERDIALVFQNYALYPHMNVYQNMAFGLKLRKYAKEEIDRRVKETAFLLGLESCLDRKPSALSGGQCQRVALGRAIVRDAKVFLMDEPLSNLDAKLRVQMRAEIIKLHERLQTTTIYVTHDQTEAMTMATRLVVMKEGTIQQIGSPKEVYDNPVNTFVGGFIGSPAMNFFAGTLSEHAFQLGTVSIPIPERKLACLRTQGYVNKPIILGVRPEDFYTEPHGDAMIQVKAEAVEWLGAEAVVHGKISSHSFAIRFNPRADFQSGQTLSLSIDMNKAHFFDSSTETRILLGE